One Olsenella sp. oral taxon 807 DNA segment encodes these proteins:
- a CDS encoding lipopolysaccharide biosynthesis protein: protein MAEISKHTVVTSLVWKFLERGSAQLVSFVVSLVLARLLGPTDYGIVSLVLVFTAIALVFVQGGFNTALIQKDGATDLDYSSVLVFSLGMALAIYLVLFLAAPAVADFYGNPDVCQILRVMALVLLPGAYNSVQVAYAEKTFQFCKLFVANLAIAVCTGTAGIVLAFAGAGVWALVAQQLGNQLFVCMMLIFTLRWRPHLDFSAASIRELFGFGANVLAGDLLVQIFLNLRNLIVGRVFDTATLGLFNRGHQFPAAAMQAVTGSIQEVMLPTFSGVQNDPRRVLSIVRRSVQASCFAIFPLMFGLTACAAPLVSLLLGETWAGCVPYLQVFAISYCFQPIQIICAQAMRGLGDSGTTLKLEVVRKSTELGLMFGSITLGPVALAASSVAAGTVSCAMALVPNVRVLGYRLRDQLADLARPLLGSIVIVACVQAVGLLSLPSTVALALQVITGMTSYAVLMAALHDDTMTTLVSGLRRFRACRRGRTQEGE from the coding sequence ATGGCTGAGATCTCCAAGCATACGGTCGTCACGTCACTCGTGTGGAAGTTCCTCGAGCGCGGCAGCGCCCAGCTCGTCTCGTTCGTGGTCTCGTTGGTCCTAGCGCGCCTGCTGGGCCCCACCGACTACGGCATCGTCTCGCTCGTGCTCGTTTTCACAGCCATCGCCCTGGTGTTCGTGCAGGGCGGCTTCAACACGGCACTCATCCAGAAGGACGGGGCCACGGACCTAGACTACTCCAGCGTGCTCGTATTCTCGCTGGGGATGGCGCTCGCCATCTACCTGGTATTGTTCCTGGCAGCTCCCGCTGTGGCCGATTTCTACGGCAACCCCGACGTCTGCCAGATCCTGCGCGTGATGGCGTTGGTGCTGTTGCCCGGTGCGTACAATTCGGTACAGGTGGCTTACGCCGAGAAGACCTTCCAGTTCTGCAAACTCTTCGTGGCAAACCTCGCCATAGCTGTGTGTACGGGCACGGCGGGCATAGTGCTGGCCTTCGCGGGGGCGGGCGTGTGGGCGCTCGTAGCCCAACAGCTGGGCAACCAGCTCTTCGTCTGTATGATGCTCATCTTCACACTGCGCTGGCGGCCCCACCTCGACTTCTCGGCGGCCTCCATACGCGAGCTCTTCGGCTTTGGGGCCAACGTGCTCGCCGGCGACCTGCTCGTGCAGATCTTCCTTAACCTGCGCAACCTCATCGTGGGGCGCGTTTTCGACACGGCCACGCTCGGCCTCTTCAACCGCGGGCATCAGTTCCCGGCGGCGGCCATGCAGGCCGTGACCGGCAGCATACAGGAGGTTATGCTCCCCACCTTCTCCGGTGTGCAGAACGACCCGAGGCGCGTCCTGTCCATAGTACGCAGGTCGGTGCAGGCGAGCTGTTTCGCCATCTTTCCACTCATGTTCGGCCTTACCGCCTGTGCTGCACCCCTAGTATCCCTCCTGCTGGGCGAGACATGGGCGGGCTGCGTGCCCTACCTGCAGGTATTCGCGATCTCCTATTGCTTCCAGCCAATCCAGATTATCTGCGCCCAGGCCATGAGAGGTCTCGGCGACAGCGGAACCACGCTTAAGCTGGAGGTCGTGCGCAAGTCAACCGAGCTGGGACTCATGTTCGGCAGTATCACTCTGGGGCCCGTCGCCCTGGCGGCGAGCTCAGTGGCAGCCGGCACTGTCTCCTGCGCGATGGCCCTGGTGCCCAATGTGCGGGTGCTGGGCTACAGGCTGCGCGACCAGCTGGCCGACCTGGCCCGGCCGCTTCTGGGCTCGATCGTGATTGTGGCCTGCGTACAGGCGGTAGGCCTGCTGTCGCTTCCCAGCACGGTGGCGCTGGCTCTGCAGGTCATTACGGGCATGACCTCCTACGCGGTCCTCATGGCCGCTTTGCACGACGACACAATGACGACTCTGGTCTCCGGGTTGCGGAGGTTCCGCGCCTGCAGACGGGGGCGCACCCAGGAAGGAGAGTGA